CGAATGTGATGGTGCCGGACGTCGGACGAATCAGACCCGCGAGCATTTTCAGGGTTGTCGTCTTTCCGGATCCGTTTGGTCCAAGCAAGGCCACACAGTGGCCCGGTTCAATTGCAAACGAGATGCCACGCACCGCTTGTGTTGACGTGTACGTCTTCGTCAATTGATTCACGTGAAGGAGGGCCGTCATTAGCGGTTCTTCCTTCCGAACACGAAGTAGAATACGGGTCCAAGGATTTCGATGAGCACTATCACCAAAATCCAGAGCCATTTTGGACCATTGGTTTGTTCCGCGCGAATGCAGTCAACAAGAGCCATTATCAGTAATATGAGCTCAATTGCAATGATTGGTAGAATCACACCAAGTGGAATATTTAACATGTCAATCAGCTCCTGCATCGATAGTGTCGAACATTGATTGTGCTTGGCCGTCGACAGATGTTTGGCCGTCGAAGGTGTCCAAGGTTGATTGTGCTTGAACATCGCTTGCATCGAATCATTCGCTTAAAGTTCTTGACGTCCGCGGTTCAGGTGCCGACCGAGCTTGCGAACAGTGAACAGGTATACCACGGTTGGAACGGGTGCCTGAATGAGTCCCCAAAGCCCCCAGAACCATGGCCATCTGCTGTGTTTTCGGGCATCGATAAACAGCCATGTTCCTTGGACGAGCAGGATTGCGACAACCAGCACAATTGTTTCCCAGGTGAGGTGTCCGTGTGGAGTCATCGTGAAACCTCTTTGCGTCCGCGTCTCATGACGAGGCCAACCGGGGTTCCGATGACAGACAAGGCGGACGCCGCAATCAAGAAGTCGATAAACGTTCTTGGCGTAAAGCGCATGCCGAGCAGCCAACTCATGGCGACACAGAGAGCTACTACGAGGAAGAGTGAGACATCGCGACGCAGCCGTTGCCGTTCATGAGCCCGGGTATCTTCAACGAGGTGACGAAACTGTGCGAGTGCAGGAGGCGCTGTCGGCGCAATCGTCTCGAGACGGCTGAGACTGTCGACCAAATCAGTTATCAGCAGGTCATCGCTATTCTTTTCCCTGTCTTCTCCATCACGCGCCTCGTTGAATCCCTGCTGTGACGCGTCGAGATGGGAGGTGTCGTTAGCGGAGGGAGGGTGCTTCTTCGTCACTCTGAAACCACTCCTTTCTTAACCCACTCAAACCGTGATGAATACGAGATTTCACAGTGCCGGCAGGAATCTTCAAGATGTCAGCAATCTCGTCATATCCGAAACCGTAATAATGCTTGAGCACGACCGCGGCGCGTGTGTGGTCTGGCAGTCGAGCTAAGGCATCGACAAGGACCCACCAGTTTTCGGTTGAGCTCTCCAACTGCCAGCGCAAGCCGTGTAATACTTCATCAGGCGACAACAGAGTTTTTTCTCGCTGTTGCCTTCGCTTATGATCCAGAAAGAGCCGTGTTGCGATGGTAATCAACCACGATGGGAACCGACTTCGTTGCGGATCGTACAGTTGAATCTTTTCAATTGCCCGTATCATGGTGTCTTGTGTCAAGTCCTCTGCTGTTTGGCGATGCAGGGTTACCTTTACCAAGTACCTAAACACGTACAAGTAGTGCTTTTGGAGCACCTCTGCTAACGCTTCATTGTCACCACGCTTTGCGGCAGTTATCTGTTGGAATTCGTCCATCGCACGGGTGGCCACCTATCTCGTTTGCTTTGACACAGATAATACGAACGAAAGCTGGGATTCGTTCACTGTCATAGGATGCCCGATTTTACCAACATCTGCAGTCCAGCCTGTTTCAACATGTGCAAAAAAATTTCAGCAGCATGACTTAAGCGGACGTCCTTTCGGTGAACAGCGTAGATGATGCGTTTGGCTGCAAATCCGGGTAGGCTCACGGTCACAAGTTGCCCTTGCGCACGTTCCTCCCGACAGCTCAGACCGGACACAATCGCCACACCGAGATTCTGTTTGACCATCTGCTTCATCGTCTCAGTGCCGGACACGTCCATCAGCACGTTCGGCTGAACTCGATGTTCTTGGAACCAGTTGTCAATCACCTGACGACTCATCGAGGAGCGCTCATGCATGATGATGGGAAAGCGGGCAAAATCAGACGGCTGCAAGTCCGTCGCTTGGGCGGCCTCGCTGTCAGGGTGACAAATCACAACAAACTCGTCCTCCACAATCGGTTGTGCCTGCAAATCACTCTCTCCGGAGGGGTAGTAATTGATGCAGCAGAAGTCCAGGTCGTAATTGAGGACTTTTGGCAACAGGAGATGCGATGGTGCTACGTCAAGTGACAAGCCAACATCCCTGTAGTGGGAACGAAAAGTGGACAGCACCTGAGGAAACAGGTAGGTTGCAGGTGTATGGGTCGATCCGATTCGAACCTTTCCCTTCTTTAGCTGCGCCGTGTCCTCCACCAGCGCCAAAATCTCGTCTTCCAGCGTTATCATGCGTTCAGCATATTGGTAGAGGGATTGTCCAAAATCCGTAAGACGCCATGTCTGCCGCGAGTTTGATACGAATATCGGCAGGGAAACAGCCTCTTCTAACTTCGACAAGTGAAACGTAATGGTGGGCTGGCGAACATCCATTGCCTGTGCGACACTCGCCAGTTTCCGATAACGAACGGTAAGTACAAAAGCACGCAATTGCTGAAGTGTCAGCATCGCCTATCCCCCCATTTCTTCATCTGCAGAAATGCTCCGCACGCGTTTTATGTACCCATGGCTTCATGGCCTTATTATAGATTTTATCTATTTTAACATCATTAATATCAATTCTGTTTAACGTGAACTTTACGTGCAAAACACTGGCCCTTCATACTAACCAGCTACCGTTGAGTCGAAAGGGAATCACAGTCAATTGAGTTTACAGGCAATCAAGAAGAGCGGTAGGTGGGAGGATACGTATGAAAACACATCATTTCAACGCCATCAGGTCAACTGTACCTAGAAAGAGTATTCGCAAGGCTTCTTTGCTCTCCGTTGCTTTTGGAATGTCGCTCTTGATGCTATCGGGGTGTGGCACGTCAAGTGCAGTCACAAACGCTGCAAATTCAGGGAACCCTTCCACATCTGGAGGACAGTCTTCGCCAAACTCATCCTCAGCAAACCAATCGTCAGCAAACCAGTCAACGGGTTCCTCTGCCAACAAAGGGACGCTGGTCATTTACGAAGCGGAGGGATATGCGAAGCCAGTAGCCAAAGCGTTTACCAAGAAAACGGGTATCCAAGTAAAGATTGTCCATCTCGCAACCGGTAGTCTAGCCGCCAAGATTCAAGCGGAGGGAAATTATCCGCAGTGGGATCTCGCTTGGTTCGACGGCGCTGGCACGATGCAAGCCCTCGACAATGAAGGGTTGCTGAATACTGGATTCACTCCAAACGACCTTTCGAACTACACAAGCCTCGGCAACTCTCTGCTGCCAAAAGATGACGCATACTTTCCCACGGGCGTTTCGGCTGCTGCTGTCATCGCCTATAACACCAAACTGATGACTGCAGCAGAGGCCCCGAAGGACTGGAGTGACTTGCTGAAACCGCAGTACAAAAACGAAATCGCCATGAACGACCCTAGCATATCGGGCCCTACTTATCCGTTTGTGGCCGGTATTCTCCAGACGAAGGGTCTGACGGCTGGTGAACAGTATTTCACGAGCTTGAAGCAGAATGGGTTACAGGTCTTTGCCAAGAACGGCCCGACCGTCCAAGCGATGCTGAGTGGGAAAGTCAAAATTGCACTGGCGCAGGACGCCGCGCTGACGGGATTCCAGATGACAGGCAATCCCATCAAAATCATCTACCCGCCCTCTGGTACGTACGCCCTGGCTGGTGTGATTGGCATTGCCAAGAACGCGGCAAACAAGTCTGCCGCAGAACAGTTTGTTGAGTTCTGCCTCACACCGGAAGCACAGTCCATCATGGTTGACGCAAAGGTATCTGGCAGCGATTCGTACCACACCCCTCTTGTTACAGGCGTGCAGGCAAATTCGCACGTGCAGACAAGTGGCGTCAAATGGGTTGTTGTGAACGCCATCCAGGCGGCCAGCAGGAGGAGCTCCGTGCTCAAGTGGTTCAGCGATAATATCGTCCACTAATGAGGATGAACCAATAGTCACAGCAAACAGGTAGATAGAGCAAACCAATAGTCACAGCAAACAGATAGACAGAGCAAACCAACAGTCACAGCAAACACATAGTCACAGCAAACAGATATTCAGATCAAACAAATGGTGAGGGTGAACAAAGTCAAGAGAGGATGACCTGTCATCACCAGAGATGGACAAACACAAACAGAGAAGAGTGTTACAGACAACAGGATTACCGAGAATTGTATGACAGAACACAGTATTGCCGAGAATCGTGTGACGGACAACCGTACTACATCGCATCGCATTAAGGTGAAGGCTCGACTTGTCGTCCGCCGAGGCAATCAATTGTTGGTGGAATCTCGCTTGGACGACGACGGGCGTCCGTTCTACAGACCCATCGGCGGTAATGTAGAGTTCGGTGAGACAAGTCGGGATGCAGCTGCGCGCGAATTCTATGAAGAACTGCAGATGCATGTAGATGACCTTCATTATCTCGGCTGTTTGGAGGAGATGTATCCATCTACCGATGGGGGCCATCATGAGGTGTGCTTTGTCTACGAAGGCACCGTTCGTGAGCAGGAACTGTATGACGGTGAAGCTTTCACGGTGGTGGAGGATGTGCGCAGATATACAGCGACATGGAAGAATGTATCCGACTTTCAAGGCGATGGCGCTGAGACGTTACGACCTGGCAATCTTCTGTCTCTGCTGTCAATCGATGACGCTTGCCGAAAGGGAGACTGACCGTGATTCGAACCGTAGGTCTGAAGAATCAAGGTTCACTCATTGGGGTGGCCATTCTGTTTGTGCTCATTCTTTACCCATTGGCTACGCTGTTGATACAAATTGTCTTTCCGAATGTGTTTGCGGTTCAGATGAGTTTCAGGCCCCAACTCGCCCCAGTCCTCTCAGCGTTGACTGACAAACTGAACGTGGAGGCACTGGCCAATTACATCACGATTGGCATTGGCGGTGCCATCCTTGCAACTGCTGCGGGCACGGTCACTGCCTTTGCTGCCGCAAGGGGGTCCAAAGCATGGCGAGTCTTTATTGAGATGTCCGTCTGGGTAGTCTTCTTCGCTCCATCCTACGTGATTGCACAGGGATGGGTGGTTTTGATGCAAGACGGGGGTGTGTTCGCTCAACTGTTTGGGCTGCACAACGGCTGGTCAACATGGTTCTTTTCACGGTTCGGCTTGGCGTTGGTGATGGGACTTAAGTACTTCCCGTTTGTTCATATCGCAGTGGTGCAGGCCATCCAAAACCTCGGTGGTGAGTTCGCCATGGCGGGTCGTATGAACGGGGCGACCCCGAGGCAAGTGTTCTTCAAAATCACCTTGCCGCTTATGACTCCAGCCCTGCTTGCCGGCATGTCTATCGCGTTTGCCGAAGGATTCGGGGACTTTGGGTTCGCTGCCGCCATTACGCCGGAAACACACATGCCGCTCGTGACTTACCAAATCTACCAAGCTCTTTCTGAGGCGCCAGTGGACTACTCCACAGCCGCGTTGATGTCTCTTCTCTTGATTATCGTGACGGCAGGTGCATTGTGGCTCCAGTTTTGGTGGACGGGACGCAGGTCATATGTCACAGTGTCCGCGCAGTCCCGCACCGTGAGACAACACAAAGCGCATATAGGCACAACCTTGCCGGCGGCACTCATTGCCCTGCTTGCCGTCGTGTTGCCTGTCGGGGGGAGTATTCTGATTTCACTGTGGCGCGTTTGGACGAATGGCTTGACGCGCGGCAACTGGACCCTTCATCACTATGGCAAAGAACTAAACCTTTCCTCGCCCAGCATGCACGCGCTTTACACCAGTCTCATTTACGGCCTTGGCGCCGCTATCGTTACAAGCGCAGTGGCGTTGTTTCTCGGATATCAACTCACCTACAAAACCTCGCGCGTGAGCCGCGTTATTAATGTCATCACGATGGCGTCGCTTGCTATTCCTGGCATCGTTCTGGCGGCAGGATTTGTCTTCGCCTGGAATGCCTCGTGGATGCACGCCATTGGAATAGTGTTGTACGGCACACCCCTGTGTCTGGAAATGGCCTACATCGCGGGGGCGATACCTTATTCCATCCGTCTTCAGCACGGTGCTATGAGTCAACTCTCGCCGAATCTGATGACGGCCGCACAGCTCTTTGGTGCGCGCCAGTGGCGTGTCGTCCTAAGTATCGTGCTGCCGCTTGTGAGTTCAACGACGATTTCTACGTTTTTCATGACGTTTACGCATAGCATTTTTGAATTGCCGGCTTCCATGATGCTATATCCAGCCGGTATGCCCACGTTTTCCGTTCAAACCAATGAACAGTTTTCCAAGTTTAACTGGGCGTCTGGGTCTGCCTTGACCATCATTGGCGTGGTCATTGTTTTTGCCAGTTACCTCATCGGTAAAGGGGTCAGCAACCGCGTCGAGCGTCGATTGCGTGCCGGGTCCATTGAAGACCGAGGCAAAGAGGATTCACAAAGCTATTCGGATGCCGTTCTGGCATCATCTGCGGGTTGAACCCGCGCGGTTGACAGAATGCACAAATTCAACGTACAAGGTTGGCCGCCAGGTTGAGATTGAACGCACAAGGTTGAACGCACAACGCTGGGCCTGACCGCACAATATGAATGCATTAGAAGGGAGCAAGAACCATGTCGGTACAAATTCGTCGGGTTGTCAAGCGGTACGGCGCTCAGATGGTCTTGAAAGACATTTCTCTGACGGTAGAGAACGGACAGTTTGTGTCTCTACTGGGCCCATCAGGATGTGGAAAGACAACACTTCTCAACGTGATTGCTGGCCTGATTGACATCGAGGGAGGTGAAATCATCGTTGATGATGAGGTCTTGTCGAAACCGGGTTTTACGCTCCCGGCTGAAAAGCGCAACATCGGCATGGTGTTTCAGGACTACGCCTTGTGGCCGCACATGAACGTGTATGACAACATTGCGTTCGGGATGAAGATGAAGCGCTACCGTAAAGCCGAGATTCGAGACAGAGTGGAATCAGTCCTCGAGACCGTTGACATGAAAGAATTTGGCAGCCGCACCATCCAGCAGTTGTCTGGCGGCCAGAAACAGCGGATCGCCATCGCACGTGCCCTCGCAATTTCTCCACGACTGATGCTCATGGACGAACCACTTTCCAGTCTCGACGCGAAGCTAAGAGAACGGATGCGCTGGGATTTACTTGAGTTGGTTCACAGGACCCAGATGACCACCATTTACGTCACGCATGATCAGTCTGAGGCCCTGTCCATGTCTCATCACGTTGTGTTACTTCATGACGGTTACATTGAGCAGTCTGGCACACCTGAAGACCTGTACCACGCGCCGCGCACAGAGTTTGCAGGGCAGTTCGTCGGTGCGTCCAATATTTTGTTATGTAATGTTATTGATGCCAGTCAAAAAGAAACGGTGCTGGAATTCCACGGACAGCGCTTTCGTATGAGCCGCGGTGCGTGGCAGGGAGAAGGTGCCGCTAATCTTGTTATGGATAGATCACAATGGGCATTGAACCAGTCCGTGCAGGTGATGGTGCGCCCACACTCGCTGATGGTGGCAGGGGTTCAGACATTCGATGAGCATGTTTCACAGCAGGGGGACATCTCGGAAGATATTTTAGTATGGCACAGCGTCGTCAAACAGAAGTCGTATCACGGTAACGAATGGCAATACCGCGTGGAACTGACCGGGGAACATGTGAAAACGCAGAAAACGGTCGTAGAGGTGTGGTCGAATGAACGGTTGGACATCGGTGACGCGTGTGTCGTGATGTGTCCAATCAGTGCTATGCATCCACTGGCCACCACGCCTGTAACCCTCACTGCAACACCGATATAGTATGATATTGGAAACGCACTGGAGGGATGATAGTGTTCTCGGTTCGGGTGAATGATAAGACAACGATAGATTTGCTGCAACAGCAGCATAAAGAGGAGTTGTTTGCGCTCATAGATGCGAACCGCGAACATCTGCGTCAATGGCTGCTGTGGGTTGACAAGAGACGGACTGCACAAGACTTTGAGCCTATCATCCCGATTTGGATTCAAAACTATGCCGATAATAACGGCTTTGATGCGGGCATTCGATATGACGGTGAACTGGTGGGGATGGTGGGACTTCATTATATTGATTGGAAGGATAAAATCACCAGCATCGGCTATTTTCTTGGTGAGGCCCACCAAGGTAAAGGCATCGTGACCAATTGTGTTCGGACTCTTCTCCAGCATATTTTCCGCGATTTAGGCTTGAATAAAGTCGTCATTCAGTGTGCCGCCGAAAACATCAGGAGTCGAGCCGTGCCAGAAAGACTGGGATTTCGCGAAGAGGGTGTCGCACGAGATGGGCAATGGCTTTACAATCGTTACGTCGACTTAGTGAATTACAGTTTGCTGCGAAGAGAATGGGAGTCCGAGTCCCGGCCGTAGTCCCAGACGAAATAAACAATTCAGAATCCAGTGAATCTAAGGAAGCTTAGTCCAACAAGTATCATGATGAGGGCAATCACTCGCTGCATCAGAAAATATGCCTTTGGAGGCTCCCTAAAGGCTTTCCAACTCTGAGTCATCTTCCACACGAACCTTGGTGCAATTACATTTGCGAGGGCCATTCCAAACCACAATATGAAGAACAAGGTTACAAAAGTATGTGCTTGCACTGGCAAAGAATCACCTCCCAATACTAGTATATATTCACAGTAACATAGATGCAGAAGGATTCTCTGCTCTCCATAGAGAAATTGCGTGGTAGTCATGAGATAAGGACGTGAAATGTTGAAACGAGAGAACAAACATCGCTGGTTAAAAGACTTGGTTATACCAATCGGGGTTGGCTTGTTCGTCGCGTTTGGAATTCGGACATTTGTAGCAACTGCCGCTGTTGTACCATCAGCATCGATGTATCCAACAATTCCGGCGACGAGCCCCCAGCAGATTTCTGTGATTGCCGTCGACAAGATTGCTACAGAGTTTGGTTCCATTCATCGAGGAGAAGTTGTCACGTTTCATTTCCCCGACAAACCGTCGGAGATTTACGTAAAACGAGTGGTAGGATTACCTGGTGACACGGTCACCGTTACTGAAGATGCAGTATACGTCAACGGCAAGAAGCTCGATGAGTCGAATATCAATATTGCAAAGTCGAATGGAACGGCACTAGGTACCTACCACGTTCCCGCTGGTCATTATTTTATGCTGGGTGACAACCGTCCCCCGTCAGATGATAGCCGCCTGTGGGTACATAAATACGTTGCCCGTTCGGCCATAACGGGCAGAGCGGACTTCGTACTTTATCCATTGAACAAGCTTGGCACAATTTCACAAAGTTTATCGTCGCCGAGCAAGTGAGATATGATTAACTCGCACTCCTTACGTATCCTGGATGCGTCGGAGTGCGCGGCCATGGCCATGGTTTTGGTCTTGGTTGTGGACAGTAATTTGTAATAGCGCGTCCTGAGCGCGTTATTTCCGAGTGAATGTATAGCGCCGGTAAAAAATAGCGTGCTGTGGAAGCGCTATGTTGGCACCTTGAGTCAATAACGAGGTGTCAACGCGCTATTTTGATCCGGTTCAGTGAATAACGCGCTACGAGCGCGTTATTTCCACTTGAACGTATTTCGACTAGGGTGAATAACACGTTCAGGGCTCGCTATTGCGCCCCAACCGGGCCAAACTCTGAGAGTATGTGAGATTTGGGCATCCCGCATCGCACCTTAGCGCACATACGGCACCGAGTCCCACCATCCCTCATCGCACCCTGGCGCACATACGGCCCCGCGTCCCGGGACCCCGTACGGGCACTGTCCCGCACGACACCCTCTGCACCTCCCGCACCCTCTCTAGGCCAAGGCTTCAGTGCTGCGACCTAATACGCATCTTGTACGCTTCGCGTATGCCAATGGAGATAAGCCAGACCACGAGCCACATGCCAAACCAATATCCCGTCAGAAGGTATGGCGTGTTATTCACAGTTTGACTCGTTGCCGTGAAGGCATTGACGAGAAAAAGGCTCAAAGCCCCATCGTACAGGACGCGTATCCAGGGGCCCAATTGAGGGAACATCACCCAATGGGAATTTCTCTCAATTGGTGTATGCAGGTAGGCGTAGATGCCGGCCGCTCCAGACAAAATGATGACACAGACAAACCACAAAACGAGTCCAACGGTAAGTGGGTGCCCCCAGTTGGTGGAGACGACCATCCCATTCACCGATCCGCCAAATCCCCCGCTCCCCGAAAAGAAGCTGGTTGGGGACAGGGAGCGCAGTAATAAGGAAAGACGTCCAGACGGCGTTGTTGCACCGGATACGAGCAAAGGGAAGGTGGAAGAAGTAGCCCCTGGGTACATCGAAGCCGTCTGTTCCTGTATTCCAACGTTCGTAGGCAGTGAACGAAAAATTGAAAAACCCAATCCCCACGGGTAAGAGGCCATGATGAGCGCAGTAATGCCTGCCAGAGGACCAGACTGTACAATCGCTCCACATAATAGGCCAATGCTCATGAGGGTTAATGAGATGAGTAGATTCTCTCCAAGCCAATACCACAGTGTGGTCCAGGGAATTACACCGTGGGCCGCGACGTTGCAAATTACTAGGATGAGGAAATTGACTAACAGACCGAAGATAGCCACGCTTGCAGCAAACACAATTTTTACACGCAGCGCATCGATGCGCCGGATGGGGAAGGAGAACGTGAACCACAAGGTGTGCCGATTACGTTCCACGGTAATCAAAGCAATCATTAGCCCCATTGACACGATTCCACCGAAGGTGCTCACGGCTGGGTGTCCATGAATGAAGGAACTCTGAAACGTGGGATATGCACCAGCATTACCAGGCGAGTACTGTACGTGATATAGAATCGGAACGAGTGTTTTCCAGACCAGTCTGGCAGTAGTGTCGCCGAAGGCGCCGGTTTGCGGCGCTGACATCACTCCGATGAGATTAGATACAGGTCCGAAGACCAGTAACACAAACGCCGTCAACAGCCACCAACGATTTTCCTTCCATTCCTTGTACAGCAGTGGCTTCGGCAAGAAGGTTGGCTTCACGCCCTTAGAAAGCAGTGGCTTAGGAAAGAAGGATGGCTTCACGGCTGTATCCCTCCCGACGCAATACGTGTGTGAATATATCTTCAAGACTCTGTGGCACCGTTTCAAAATGAGTACTTGCTTGTCGCAACACTTGTTCTAATTCGCCGTCAATGTCGTCCACGATGACCGTCCAAACAGCACCACGTTGTTCGGTTTGTAAAACGCGCTCTGACTTCGCAACGCTACTTGGCATCCCGTTTGGTAACACGACTTGATAGCCTCGGAATTTGGTTTTTAAGTCATCAATAACGCCGTCGGCAATCATCCGTCCCTTGTACATTACGACAACACTGTCCGCCATCCGCTCTAAGTCCGGCAGAAGATGAGTCGCCATGACAATGGTAGTACCATCGTTCAAGGCTTCATCAAGAATGAGCTGGAGAAATTGTCGTTTGATAACAGCGTCGAGTCCATTCGTTGGCTCATCGAGCAAGAGCACATCCGGATGTGTGCACAGTCGAATGACCAGCCGAAGTTGCATTCTCATGCCGAGAGAAAGTTGGCGAATGAGCTGCCTTTTTGGCAATTGCAGTGCGTCAAGCAGGCGCCTGCAGCGCTGTGCGTCCCAGCGCTCGTAGAGCGACGCGCTAAACTCGATTAAGTCCTGCACACGAAACGACGGGTATATGGTGCCTTCGGAGGCAACGTAACCGATGCGCTGTCGCAGTGGCGCAGACTCCCTTGGCATCGGTTGTCCGAACAACTGAATCTCACCGGATGTTGGCCACATGATGCCGTGCAAGAGTCGCAACAGGGTGGTTTTTCCTGCTCCGTTCGCACCTACGACGCCGCAAATGGTACCCTCCGGGATAGAAAGACTGACATCTTTCACCACAGATACGCCGTTTAGGACTTTGGTGAGCCCTGCAGTTTGAATGGCAATGGTCATGATGCACTTCCTCTCGATCGTAATTTGCTGTTACAACGGAGGCTTAATCTGACTAGTGTTTTTGTTGGAACTATTGTTGTTGAGTTCTACGAGTTGCCGTGCCAATCGGCAATAACCGCCTTTAGCAAGTCGAACAGCTCATCCTCAGATAGCTGGAGATAGTGGGATTCGATGAGCACCCGCTTGAGTAGATCCTTTAATGCTCCCACGCGGAGTTCCCTGTCAGGAATCAATCGGTTTTCTGTGACGAATGTACCGCGACCCCGCAGAGTAACAATCACGCCTTCATGTTCCAACTCACGGTAAGCCTTCGCCACAGTGTTGTGATTCAGCATGAGGTCGATTGCAGACTCACGAATGGACGGTATCCGCTCGCCAGGCTGGAAGATGCCTTTTGCGATCCCGATTTTCACTCCATCCACAATTTGCTGGTAAACGGGAACAGGTGACTTGGGATCAATTTGAAGCCACATGATTGATTCCTCCATTCACCTTCGCGCATTTTCGCTGCGGTTCCAGGATTCCATGATTGTTCTTACCGTACTGCTTAAGGGGTTCGTATTCTCTCCTGATTGGCATGTCTGCGACCGTGTTGTTCCGCATCCATGCCGCACAAAACCATATGTACTACTACAGATGGTACACTAAAAATATACCAGATATTTGATGACGTCAACAGAGAGCTGTGTCCCAATTTTGCGGACAGCGGACAGCGGACAGCGGACAGCGAGGCAAGGGTCTGGCCACGGTGAGGGAGCACAACGATACAACTTTCCGTGGGGTTCTAGAGCAACGAAATTTGAGGAGCGTCACTCCGCAGTAGAGTAGTATTTTCGAGTAGGATGAAGATGCAATGTGTTGAGCAGCATTTAGATTGACACAATTCTGATGGATGGGG
The Alicyclobacillus curvatus genome window above contains:
- a CDS encoding PLDc_N domain-containing protein gives rise to the protein MQELIDMLNIPLGVILPIIAIELILLIMALVDCIRAEQTNGPKWLWILVIVLIEILGPVFYFVFGRKNR
- a CDS encoding sigmaY antisigma factor component — its product is MTPHGHLTWETIVLVVAILLVQGTWLFIDARKHSRWPWFWGLWGLIQAPVPTVVYLFTVRKLGRHLNRGRQEL
- a CDS encoding YxlC family protein — translated: MTKKHPPSANDTSHLDASQQGFNEARDGEDREKNSDDLLITDLVDSLSRLETIAPTAPPALAQFRHLVEDTRAHERQRLRRDVSLFLVVALCVAMSWLLGMRFTPRTFIDFLIAASALSVIGTPVGLVMRRGRKEVSR
- the sigY gene encoding RNA polymerase sigma factor SigY, which gives rise to MDEFQQITAAKRGDNEALAEVLQKHYLYVFRYLVKVTLHRQTAEDLTQDTMIRAIEKIQLYDPQRSRFPSWLITIATRLFLDHKRRQQREKTLLSPDEVLHGLRWQLESSTENWWVLVDALARLPDHTRAAVVLKHYYGFGYDEIADILKIPAGTVKSRIHHGLSGLRKEWFQSDEEAPSLR
- a CDS encoding LysR family transcriptional regulator, whose protein sequence is MLTLQQLRAFVLTVRYRKLASVAQAMDVRQPTITFHLSKLEEAVSLPIFVSNSRQTWRLTDFGQSLYQYAERMITLEDEILALVEDTAQLKKGKVRIGSTHTPATYLFPQVLSTFRSHYRDVGLSLDVAPSHLLLPKVLNYDLDFCCINYYPSGESDLQAQPIVEDEFVVICHPDSEAAQATDLQPSDFARFPIIMHERSSMSRQVIDNWFQEHRVQPNVLMDVSGTETMKQMVKQNLGVAIVSGLSCREERAQGQLVTVSLPGFAAKRIIYAVHRKDVRLSHAAEIFLHMLKQAGLQMLVKSGIL
- a CDS encoding extracellular solute-binding protein, with translation MKTHHFNAIRSTVPRKSIRKASLLSVAFGMSLLMLSGCGTSSAVTNAANSGNPSTSGGQSSPNSSSANQSSANQSTGSSANKGTLVIYEAEGYAKPVAKAFTKKTGIQVKIVHLATGSLAAKIQAEGNYPQWDLAWFDGAGTMQALDNEGLLNTGFTPNDLSNYTSLGNSLLPKDDAYFPTGVSAAAVIAYNTKLMTAAEAPKDWSDLLKPQYKNEIAMNDPSISGPTYPFVAGILQTKGLTAGEQYFTSLKQNGLQVFAKNGPTVQAMLSGKVKIALAQDAALTGFQMTGNPIKIIYPPSGTYALAGVIGIAKNAANKSAAEQFVEFCLTPEAQSIMVDAKVSGSDSYHTPLVTGVQANSHVQTSGVKWVVVNAIQAASRRSSVLKWFSDNIVH
- a CDS encoding NUDIX domain-containing protein; protein product: MTEHSIAENRVTDNRTTSHRIKVKARLVVRRGNQLLVESRLDDDGRPFYRPIGGNVEFGETSRDAAAREFYEELQMHVDDLHYLGCLEEMYPSTDGGHHEVCFVYEGTVREQELYDGEAFTVVEDVRRYTATWKNVSDFQGDGAETLRPGNLLSLLSIDDACRKGD
- a CDS encoding iron ABC transporter permease: MIRTVGLKNQGSLIGVAILFVLILYPLATLLIQIVFPNVFAVQMSFRPQLAPVLSALTDKLNVEALANYITIGIGGAILATAAGTVTAFAAARGSKAWRVFIEMSVWVVFFAPSYVIAQGWVVLMQDGGVFAQLFGLHNGWSTWFFSRFGLALVMGLKYFPFVHIAVVQAIQNLGGEFAMAGRMNGATPRQVFFKITLPLMTPALLAGMSIAFAEGFGDFGFAAAITPETHMPLVTYQIYQALSEAPVDYSTAALMSLLLIIVTAGALWLQFWWTGRRSYVTVSAQSRTVRQHKAHIGTTLPAALIALLAVVLPVGGSILISLWRVWTNGLTRGNWTLHHYGKELNLSSPSMHALYTSLIYGLGAAIVTSAVALFLGYQLTYKTSRVSRVINVITMASLAIPGIVLAAGFVFAWNASWMHAIGIVLYGTPLCLEMAYIAGAIPYSIRLQHGAMSQLSPNLMTAAQLFGARQWRVVLSIVLPLVSSTTISTFFMTFTHSIFELPASMMLYPAGMPTFSVQTNEQFSKFNWASGSALTIIGVVIVFASYLIGKGVSNRVERRLRAGSIEDRGKEDSQSYSDAVLASSAG
- a CDS encoding ABC transporter ATP-binding protein; translated protein: MSVQIRRVVKRYGAQMVLKDISLTVENGQFVSLLGPSGCGKTTLLNVIAGLIDIEGGEIIVDDEVLSKPGFTLPAEKRNIGMVFQDYALWPHMNVYDNIAFGMKMKRYRKAEIRDRVESVLETVDMKEFGSRTIQQLSGGQKQRIAIARALAISPRLMLMDEPLSSLDAKLRERMRWDLLELVHRTQMTTIYVTHDQSEALSMSHHVVLLHDGYIEQSGTPEDLYHAPRTEFAGQFVGASNILLCNVIDASQKETVLEFHGQRFRMSRGAWQGEGAANLVMDRSQWALNQSVQVMVRPHSLMVAGVQTFDEHVSQQGDISEDILVWHSVVKQKSYHGNEWQYRVELTGEHVKTQKTVVEVWSNERLDIGDACVVMCPISAMHPLATTPVTLTATPI
- a CDS encoding GNAT family N-acetyltransferase, translated to MFSVRVNDKTTIDLLQQQHKEELFALIDANREHLRQWLLWVDKRRTAQDFEPIIPIWIQNYADNNGFDAGIRYDGELVGMVGLHYIDWKDKITSIGYFLGEAHQGKGIVTNCVRTLLQHIFRDLGLNKVVIQCAAENIRSRAVPERLGFREEGVARDGQWLYNRYVDLVNYSLLRREWESESRP